The proteins below are encoded in one region of Telopea speciosissima isolate NSW1024214 ecotype Mountain lineage chromosome 10, Tspe_v1, whole genome shotgun sequence:
- the LOC122642954 gene encoding 60S ribosomal protein L29-1-like — protein MAKSKNHTAHNQSHKAHKNRIKKPKRHRHTSTKGMDPKFLRNQRYARKHNNKTDGSGTEEEE, from the coding sequence ATGGCGAAGTCGAAGAACCACACTGCGCATAACCAGTCACACAAGGCTCACAAGAATAGAATTAAGAAGCCCAAGAggcacagacacacatccaccaaAGGAATGGATCCCAAATTCTTGAGGAACCAGAGGTATGCTAGGAAGCACAACAACAAGACCGATGGATCCGGGACCGAGGAGGAAGAGTAA